In Psychrilyobacter piezotolerans, the following proteins share a genomic window:
- a CDS encoding transketolase family protein, with protein MSKKATRQAYGEALAELGRINKDVVVLEADLSKSTKTSIFQGEFPERHFNVGIAEADLMATAAGFATTGKVAFASTFAMFAAGRGFEQIRNTIAYPKLNVKIAPTHAGISVGEDGGSHQSVEDISLMRSIPGMVVLCPADAEETKQMVFAAAEYDGPVYLRSGRLDTEDIYKDTDYKFEIGIADTLKEGTDVTIAATGMLVHEAMEAAKTLEAEGISARVINVSTIKPLDGPTILKAAQETKFIVTCEEHSVIGGLGGAISEFLGETHPTLIKKLGIYDQFGQSGTGDQLLDEYGLRAKDIVAKVKENM; from the coding sequence ATGAGTAAAAAAGCTACAAGACAAGCTTACGGAGAAGCGTTAGCTGAATTAGGAAGAATAAACAAAGATGTAGTGGTTTTAGAGGCAGACTTATCTAAATCTACAAAGACTTCAATATTTCAAGGGGAATTCCCTGAAAGACATTTTAATGTAGGAATTGCAGAAGCAGATTTAATGGCTACAGCAGCAGGATTTGCAACTACCGGAAAGGTAGCATTCGCTTCTACATTTGCAATGTTCGCAGCAGGAAGAGGATTTGAGCAAATCAGAAACACTATAGCATATCCAAAATTAAATGTTAAAATAGCTCCAACTCATGCAGGAATCTCTGTAGGAGAGGACGGAGGATCCCACCAATCTGTAGAAGATATATCTCTTATGAGATCTATCCCGGGAATGGTAGTATTATGTCCGGCAGATGCAGAAGAAACTAAGCAAATGGTATTTGCAGCAGCAGAATATGATGGACCTGTATATCTTAGATCAGGAAGATTAGATACAGAAGATATCTATAAAGATACAGATTATAAATTTGAGATTGGAATAGCTGATACTTTAAAAGAAGGAACAGATGTTACAATCGCAGCTACAGGAATGTTAGTTCATGAAGCTATGGAAGCAGCAAAAACACTGGAAGCAGAAGGGATCTCAGCTAGAGTAATCAATGTTTCTACAATTAAGCCATTGGATGGTCCTACTATTTTAAAGGCAGCACAAGAGACGAAGTTTATTGTAACTTGTGAAGAGCATTCAGTAATAGGAGGATTAGGAGGAGCAATCTCTGAATTTTTAGGAGAAACTCATCCTACTCTTATCAAGAAATTAGGAATCTACGATCAATTCGGTCAATCTGGAACAGGTGACCAATTATTGGATGAATACGGATTAAGAGCAAAGGATATAGTAGCAAAAGTAAAAGAAAATATGTAA
- a CDS encoding helix-turn-helix domain-containing protein, with protein sequence MSGYLKIDHNSLIALGNYIRSHRIKKNIGLREMATRIGISNAYLSNLESGKHSKANPLLLKKIAEELKIDHLTLFKIIGYTNKDINDIQNELLNDNSNKTKKEKKMEQMVDYMRKFSEEEFELVEKYLELIRKK encoded by the coding sequence ATGTCTGGATACTTAAAAATAGATCACAATTCTTTAATTGCATTAGGAAACTATATTCGTTCTCATCGAATCAAGAAAAATATAGGTTTGAGAGAGATGGCTACTAGAATTGGAATAAGTAACGCTTACTTATCAAATTTAGAATCGGGGAAACATTCTAAAGCTAACCCTTTGTTATTAAAAAAAATAGCAGAAGAGTTAAAAATAGACCATCTAACACTTTTTAAAATAATCGGATATACAAATAAAGATATCAATGATATTCAAAATGAACTTTTGAACGATAACTCAAATAAAACAAAAAAAGAAAAAAAAATGGAACAAATGGTTGATTATATGAGAAAATTTTCAGAAGAAGAATTTGAATTAGTAGAAAAATATCTTGAACTTATTAGAAAGAAATAA
- the fsa gene encoding fructose-6-phosphate aldolase, whose amino-acid sequence MKLFIDTANVADIKKANDMGVICGVTTNPSLIAREGRVFKEVVTEITSIVDGPISAEVISLEAPKMLEEAEELIKIHPNITIKLPMTVEGLKACSALSKRGIKTNVTLIFTPNQALLAARAGATFVSPFLGRLDDIGVDGIELIREIVQIFNVHNIKSEIIAASIRNPLHAKEAAKAGAHIGTLPLGVIEKMTQHPLTDAGIAKFLADWEGVR is encoded by the coding sequence ATGAAATTATTTATAGATACAGCAAATGTGGCAGACATAAAAAAAGCTAATGATATGGGTGTTATTTGTGGGGTAACTACAAATCCATCTCTTATTGCAAGAGAAGGAAGGGTATTTAAAGAGGTTGTAACAGAGATAACATCTATTGTAGATGGCCCTATCAGTGCAGAAGTAATCTCACTGGAAGCTCCTAAGATGCTGGAAGAAGCTGAAGAGTTAATCAAAATTCATCCAAATATCACAATCAAGTTACCTATGACTGTAGAAGGATTAAAAGCTTGTTCTGCCCTATCTAAAAGAGGAATAAAAACTAATGTAACTCTAATTTTTACTCCTAACCAGGCACTATTGGCTGCCAGGGCAGGAGCAACATTTGTATCACCATTCTTAGGAAGATTGGATGATATCGGTGTAGATGGGATCGAATTAATCAGAGAGATTGTACAAATATTTAATGTGCACAATATAAAATCAGAAATAATTGCTGCAAGTATTAGAAATCCATTACATGCAAAGGAAGCTGCTAAAGCAGGGGCACATATCGGAACTCTGCCACTTGGTGTAATTGAAAAAATGACTCAGCATCCATTAACAGATGCAGGAATAGCTAAATTCTTAGCTGACTGGGAAGGGGTAAGATAA
- a CDS encoding PTS sugar transporter subunit IIA, which translates to MTLRDSLIENNSILINQEAKTWEEAVKLGTDVLVESGAIEPRYYDEIVKTTKELGPYYMLVPGIAMPHSRPESGVIKDCFAITILKDPVKFGTEDHEYAQILFTLAATSSDAHAEVAIPQIVDLLDDEDNIDKLIAAKTIEDVLKIVG; encoded by the coding sequence ATGACTTTAAGAGACTCGCTTATAGAAAATAATTCTATTTTAATAAATCAAGAAGCAAAAACATGGGAAGAAGCGGTAAAATTAGGAACAGATGTATTGGTAGAATCAGGAGCGATAGAACCTAGATATTACGATGAGATAGTAAAGACTACAAAAGAGTTAGGTCCTTATTATATGTTGGTTCCTGGGATAGCTATGCCTCATTCAAGACCGGAATCTGGTGTTATAAAAGACTGTTTTGCAATAACAATACTAAAAGATCCAGTGAAATTTGGGACAGAAGATCATGAATATGCTCAAATATTATTCACACTGGCTGCAACAAGCTCTGATGCTCATGCAGAAGTTGCAATACCTCAAATTGTAGATCTTTTAGACGATGAAGACAATATAGATAAGTTGATTGCAGCTAAAACAATAGAAGATGTTTTAAAAATAGTAGGATAA
- a CDS encoding ROK family protein, translated as MLLGAIEAGGTKFVCAVGTKKGEILERISFSTTTPEETLKKVMGFFIDKEIKALGIGCFGPIDLDKNSKTYGYITSTPKPGWRNYNILGELKKYFDIPINFDTDVNGAALGEAKWGSGIGLDSLIYLTVGTGIGGGVYIHGNLVHGMTHPETGHIFVGRAEEDKYKGKCPYHGDCLEGMASGPAIEERWGINPYELSKDHIAWDLEAHYLAQGLVNYILIISPKKIILGGGVMKQKQLFPLIRKKVVERLNGYVSHKNILENIDDYIVYPELGDDAGICGALALADLVLC; from the coding sequence ATGTTACTGGGAGCAATAGAAGCAGGGGGAACAAAATTTGTCTGCGCAGTGGGGACAAAAAAAGGAGAAATTTTAGAGAGGATATCATTTTCTACCACCACTCCGGAAGAAACACTGAAAAAAGTAATGGGATTTTTTATAGATAAAGAGATAAAGGCTTTAGGGATAGGCTGTTTTGGGCCTATTGATTTGGATAAAAATTCAAAAACTTATGGTTATATAACTTCTACTCCGAAACCCGGGTGGAGGAATTACAATATTCTGGGAGAACTGAAAAAATATTTTGATATCCCTATAAACTTTGATACCGATGTAAATGGTGCAGCCTTAGGTGAAGCCAAGTGGGGGAGTGGTATTGGACTGGATTCTCTGATCTACCTCACTGTGGGCACAGGGATTGGCGGAGGTGTATATATCCATGGAAACCTGGTCCATGGGATGACCCACCCGGAAACCGGCCATATCTTTGTCGGCAGAGCAGAGGAGGACAAGTATAAGGGGAAATGCCCATATCATGGAGATTGTCTGGAAGGGATGGCATCTGGCCCGGCTATTGAGGAAAGATGGGGGATAAATCCGTATGAACTTTCCAAAGACCATATAGCATGGGATTTAGAAGCACATTATTTAGCCCAGGGGCTGGTTAACTATATTCTGATAATATCGCCTAAAAAGATAATATTAGGCGGAGGAGTCATGAAACAAAAGCAGTTATTTCCATTGATCAGAAAAAAAGTAGTTGAAAGATTAAATGGCTATGTATCCCATAAAAATATACTGGAAAATATAGACGATTATATAGTTTATCCTGAATTAGGAGATGACGCAGGGATCTGCGGGGCATTGGCACTGGCAGACCTGGTATTGTGTTAG
- the fsa gene encoding fructose-6-phosphate aldolase, which translates to MKIFIDTANVEDIKKANDMGVICGVTTNPSLIAKEGRVFKEVVTEITSIVDGPISAEVISLEAPKMLEEAEDLIKIHPNITIKLPMTVEGLKACSALSKRGIKTNVTLIFTPNQALLAARAGATFVSPFLGRLDDIGVDGIELIREIVQIFNVHNIKSEIIAASIRNPLHAKEAAKAGAHIGTMPLGVIEKMTQHPLTDAGIAKFLADWEGVK; encoded by the coding sequence TTGAAAATATTTATCGATACGGCAAATGTAGAAGACATAAAAAAAGCTAATGATATGGGTGTTATTTGTGGGGTAACTACAAATCCATCACTTATCGCAAAAGAAGGAAGGGTATTTAAAGAGGTTGTAACAGAGATAACATCTATTGTAGACGGGCCTATAAGTGCAGAAGTAATCTCATTAGAAGCTCCTAAGATGTTAGAGGAAGCTGAAGATTTAATCAAAATTCATCCAAATATCACAATCAAGTTACCTATGACTGTAGAAGGATTAAAAGCTTGTTCTGCACTATCTAAAAGAGGGATAAAAACCAATGTAACTTTAATTTTTACTCCTAATCAGGCACTATTAGCTGCTAGAGCAGGAGCGACATTTGTATCACCGTTCTTAGGAAGATTGGATGATATCGGTGTAGATGGAATCGAATTAATCAGAGAGATTGTACAAATATTTAATGTACACAATATAAAATCGGAAATAATTGCTGCAAGTATCAGAAATCCATTACATGCAAAGGAAGCTGCTAAAGCAGGAGCACATATCGGGACTATGCCCCTTGGTGTAATTGAAAAAATGACTCAGCATCCATTAACAGACGCAGGGATAGCTAAATTCTTAGCTGACTGGGAAGGGGTAAAATAA
- a CDS encoding PTS ascorbate transporter subunit IIC — protein sequence MDFISVILEGFVNNILTKPEFFIGILVFVGYMLLSRPIHEAFSGFIKATVGYMILGVGAGGLVVTFRPILAGLNGRFGLNAAVIDPYFGLNAVNKALESIGLSTSWTMIALLIGFTLNILLVMARKITKCRTLFITGHIMVQQATTATWIVFMAFPQYRNLTGAVMVGVFVGVYWAVATNLIVRPTQRVTENAGFVIGHQQMFAIWATDKVAGKLGDPKKKLDDLKLPDWLSIFHDNIVATGTLMLVFFGIIMVILGPEYMRELDPKFSAKLAFPTYIVSKSLSFAVYLAILMTGVRMFVGELTESFQGISNKILPGVLPAVDCAAVYGFGSPNAVLFGFIFGALGQFIAIAGLLVFKSPILIITGFVPVFFDNATLAIFAEKRGGAKAAAIVPFISGILQVLGGAVAVAMFKLQGFGGWHGNIDQSSMWLAQGFLMNNLGIVGYVIAIVGMLAIPIIQFKRAKSPEHYFDNEPLSDEEVEAEYA from the coding sequence ATGGATTTTATAAGTGTAATATTAGAAGGGTTTGTAAATAATATTCTGACGAAACCAGAATTTTTTATCGGTATTTTAGTATTTGTAGGTTACATGTTGTTGAGTAGACCAATACATGAAGCTTTTTCTGGGTTTATAAAAGCTACAGTAGGGTATATGATTCTAGGTGTAGGAGCTGGAGGATTGGTAGTAACATTTAGACCAATATTAGCTGGGTTAAATGGTAGATTTGGACTTAATGCAGCGGTAATTGATCCATATTTTGGATTAAATGCTGTAAATAAAGCATTAGAGAGTATAGGTTTATCAACTTCTTGGACTATGATTGCATTACTTATTGGTTTTACTTTAAATATATTATTAGTTATGGCTAGAAAGATAACTAAATGTAGAACGCTTTTTATAACAGGACATATAATGGTGCAGCAAGCTACAACTGCTACTTGGATAGTATTTATGGCATTTCCACAATACAGAAACTTAACTGGTGCAGTTATGGTAGGAGTATTCGTAGGAGTTTATTGGGCTGTGGCGACAAACTTAATAGTAAGACCAACTCAAAGAGTTACAGAAAATGCAGGATTCGTAATAGGTCATCAACAAATGTTTGCAATATGGGCTACAGATAAAGTTGCAGGGAAATTAGGGGATCCTAAAAAGAAATTAGATGATTTAAAATTACCTGATTGGTTATCAATATTCCATGACAATATAGTTGCCACAGGGACGCTTATGTTAGTCTTTTTCGGGATAATAATGGTTATACTAGGACCTGAATATATGAGAGAATTAGATCCTAAATTTTCTGCAAAATTAGCATTCCCAACTTATATAGTTTCAAAATCACTATCTTTTGCTGTGTATTTAGCAATATTAATGACAGGTGTGAGAATGTTCGTTGGAGAGTTAACGGAATCATTCCAAGGTATATCCAATAAGATCCTTCCAGGAGTATTGCCGGCAGTAGACTGTGCAGCAGTATATGGATTTGGTTCTCCAAATGCAGTATTATTTGGGTTTATATTTGGAGCATTAGGTCAGTTTATCGCTATCGCTGGATTACTTGTATTTAAATCTCCTATATTAATCATAACAGGATTTGTACCAGTATTCTTTGATAATGCAACTTTAGCTATATTTGCAGAAAAAAGAGGTGGAGCAAAAGCCGCAGCAATAGTACCTTTCATATCAGGGATACTTCAAGTACTTGGAGGCGCAGTAGCAGTAGCAATGTTTAAGTTACAAGGTTTTGGAGGATGGCATGGAAATATCGACCAAAGTTCAATGTGGTTAGCACAAGGATTCCTTATGAATAACTTAGGTATAGTTGGATATGTAATTGCAATAGTAGGAATGTTAGCAATTCCTATAATTCAATTCAAAAGAGCTAAATCACCAGAGCACTATTTTGATAATGAACCTCTATCAGATGAAGAAGTAGAAGCTGAATATGCTTAA
- a CDS encoding 3-keto-L-gulonate-6-phosphate decarboxylase UlaD — protein MNMPLLQVALDNNNLPDALKSALALGDDVDVIEAGTILCLQEGMGAVRCLRALFPDKIILADTKCADAGGTVAKNCYDAGANWMTVICSATIPTMKAAFKEVDDLQVELYGDWTYEHAQNWKDAGLTQVVYHQSRDALLAGETWGAKDLDKVTKLIEMGFKVSVTGGLNKDTLKLFKGVAVHCFIAGRSLRDAVDPGAEARAWKEEIAKIWG, from the coding sequence ATGAATATGCCTTTACTACAAGTAGCCTTAGACAACAATAATTTACCTGATGCTTTAAAGTCAGCTTTAGCATTGGGAGATGACGTAGATGTAATAGAAGCAGGAACAATACTTTGCCTTCAAGAGGGGATGGGAGCAGTTAGATGCCTGAGAGCACTTTTTCCTGATAAGATTATATTAGCAGATACTAAATGTGCAGATGCAGGAGGTACAGTAGCAAAGAACTGCTATGACGCTGGTGCAAACTGGATGACGGTAATATGTTCTGCAACTATTCCTACAATGAAAGCAGCTTTTAAAGAAGTCGATGATTTGCAGGTAGAATTATATGGTGACTGGACATATGAACATGCTCAAAATTGGAAAGATGCAGGATTAACTCAAGTGGTTTACCATCAAAGTAGAGATGCACTTCTTGCAGGAGAAACTTGGGGAGCAAAAGATCTTGATAAAGTAACCAAGTTAATTGAAATGGGATTTAAAGTTTCGGTAACGGGAGGATTAAATAAAGATACTTTAAAATTATTTAAGGGAGTAGCTGTTCATTGTTTTATAGCAGGAAGATCATTAAGAGATGCTGTTGATCCAGGAGCAGAAGCTAGAGCATGGAAAGAAGAGATCGCTAAAATCTGGGGGTAA
- a CDS encoding PTS sugar transporter subunit IIB yields MIKLLAVCGNGMGTSTMMKIKAKKILDSHKIECQAENCSVGQAKSIVNNYDVVIASTHLISQLKARPATTLVSLKNIMDAKEMEARLLEVLK; encoded by the coding sequence ATGATTAAATTATTAGCAGTATGTGGGAATGGAATGGGAACAAGCACAATGATGAAAATAAAAGCAAAAAAAATATTAGATTCACATAAAATAGAGTGTCAAGCAGAGAACTGTAGTGTAGGACAAGCTAAATCAATAGTAAATAATTATGATGTAGTAATTGCTTCTACTCACCTTATCAGTCAATTAAAAGCAAGACCTGCAACAACTTTAGTATCTTTAAAAAATATAATGGATGCTAAAGAGATGGAAGCTAGGTTATTAGAAGTTTTAAAATAA
- the araD gene encoding L-ribulose-5-phosphate 4-epimerase, whose translation MLEELKKEVLEANLELPKKGLITYTWGNVSGIDREKGLIVIKPSGVEYDNMKVEDLVVVDFNGKVVEGHYKPSSDTATHIELYKAFPNIEGVVHTHSTWATIFSQAGKDLVAYGTTHADYFCGDIPCTRKMDPAEIGGEYERETGTVIIETIKERGLNPDHMPAILVNSHGPFTWGSSPLNAVHNAVVLEELAKMAYSTEKLNNEVKQMQTELLEKHFYRKHGKDAYYGQN comes from the coding sequence ATGCTAGAAGAATTAAAAAAAGAAGTTCTAGAAGCAAATTTAGAATTGCCTAAAAAAGGATTAATAACATATACTTGGGGTAATGTAAGTGGCATTGATAGAGAAAAAGGGCTTATAGTAATAAAACCAAGTGGTGTAGAATACGATAATATGAAAGTAGAAGATTTAGTAGTAGTAGATTTTAATGGGAAAGTAGTTGAAGGGCATTATAAACCCTCATCAGATACAGCTACTCATATAGAATTATATAAAGCATTTCCAAATATAGAAGGAGTCGTACATACTCATTCTACATGGGCTACAATTTTTTCTCAAGCAGGAAAAGACTTAGTAGCATATGGAACAACTCATGCCGACTATTTCTGTGGTGATATCCCATGTACTAGAAAAATGGATCCTGCTGAGATTGGAGGAGAATATGAAAGAGAAACTGGCACAGTAATTATAGAAACTATAAAAGAAAGGGGATTAAATCCTGATCATATGCCAGCTATTTTAGTAAATAGTCATGGACCATTTACATGGGGAAGTTCTCCATTGAATGCAGTTCATAATGCTGTAGTACTAGAAGAACTAGCCAAAATGGCTTATAGTACAGAAAAATTAAATAATGAAGTAAAACAAATGCAAACTGAGTTATTAGAAAAACATTTCTATAGAAAGCATGGAAAAGATGCCTACTATGGGCAAAACTAA
- a CDS encoding HPr family phosphocarrier protein translates to MEVKEVIITNKNGLHTRPGNVFVNLAKTFNSKVEVENGNGKKVKGTSLLKLLSLGIKEGATVKVYTDGIDETEALEQLTQYLIKMED, encoded by the coding sequence ATGGAAGTAAAAGAAGTAATTATAACGAATAAAAATGGACTTCATACAAGACCAGGAAATGTTTTTGTAAATCTTGCAAAAACCTTTAATTCTAAGGTTGAAGTGGAAAATGGTAATGGTAAAAAAGTAAAAGGAACATCCCTTCTCAAACTTCTTTCTCTTGGAATAAAAGAGGGGGCTACTGTTAAAGTATATACTGATGGTATTGATGAGACAGAAGCATTAGAGCAACTTACTCAATATTTAATAAAAATGGAGGACTAA
- a CDS encoding L-ribulose-5-phosphate 3-epimerase, whose amino-acid sequence MYKLTDLELGIYEKALPKNISWRERLEIAKDAGYKFVEISVDETDERLARLEWTNEERIEFTRAVLEIGIRVPSMCFSGHRRFPLGSENKETRKKSLELMKKAIELAADLGIRNIQMAGYDVYYEKGNEKTRELYIDGMKQSLKWAEQAQVMLSIEIMDHPFMNSITKYIEFSKILNSPFLTVYPDCGNLSAWGNNVEKEMKKGITEISAIHLKDTLAVTSEFPGKFKEVPFGEGCVNFVNFFKILKKLDYKGPLLIEMWTEKSEDPIAEIKKAKEWMIEKMKLGGYYSC is encoded by the coding sequence ATGTATAAGTTAACAGATCTTGAATTGGGAATATACGAAAAAGCTCTCCCTAAAAATATATCATGGAGAGAAAGATTAGAAATAGCTAAAGATGCTGGTTATAAATTTGTAGAAATTTCCGTAGATGAAACAGATGAAAGACTGGCAAGGTTAGAATGGACTAATGAAGAAAGAATTGAATTTACTAGAGCAGTACTTGAAATAGGAATTAGAGTACCATCTATGTGTTTTAGCGGACATAGGAGGTTTCCTTTAGGAAGTGAAAATAAAGAGACTAGAAAAAAATCATTAGAACTTATGAAAAAAGCTATAGAGTTAGCTGCTGATCTTGGGATAAGAAATATTCAAATGGCAGGTTATGATGTTTATTATGAAAAAGGAAATGAAAAAACAAGAGAACTTTATATAGATGGAATGAAACAATCATTGAAGTGGGCTGAACAAGCCCAGGTTATGTTATCGATAGAAATAATGGATCATCCTTTTATGAACTCGATTACAAAATATATTGAATTTTCTAAAATATTAAATTCACCATTTCTTACGGTGTATCCAGATTGTGGAAATCTAAGTGCATGGGGAAACAATGTAGAGAAAGAGATGAAAAAAGGAATCACTGAGATAAGCGCTATCCATTTAAAAGATACACTAGCTGTAACTTCAGAATTTCCTGGTAAGTTTAAAGAAGTTCCTTTTGGTGAAGGATGCGTAAATTTTGTTAATTTTTTTAAAATTTTAAAAAAGTTAGATTATAAAGGGCCGCTATTAATAGAGATGTGGACTGAAAAATCTGAAGATCCTATTGCAGAGATAAAAAAGGCTAAAGAGTGGATGATAGAAAAAATGAAATTAGGAGGTTACTATTCATGCTAG
- a CDS encoding transketolase, whose amino-acid sequence MADIKMLTEKATQIRKDIVTMICKSKSGHPGGSLSAADIVSALYFNEMNIDPKNPKMADRDRFVLSKGHAAPVLYAALAEKGYFDRELLGTLRKFGSPLQGHPDMKKLPGVDISTGSLGQGLSVANGMALSAKLDNKSYRTYVLLGDGEVQEGQVWEAAMTAAHYNLDNVCAFLDSNNLQIDGNVDKVMGVEPLDDKWRAFGWNVIVIDGHNFEEILGALEAAKAHKGQPTMVIAKTTKGKGISFMENVCGFHGVAPTSEETEKALEELSHVECCNN is encoded by the coding sequence ATGGCAGATATCAAGATGTTAACGGAAAAAGCTACACAGATAAGAAAAGATATTGTGACTATGATTTGTAAATCAAAATCAGGTCATCCAGGGGGATCTTTATCAGCAGCGGATATAGTGAGTGCACTATATTTCAATGAGATGAACATCGATCCAAAGAATCCTAAGATGGCAGACAGAGATAGATTCGTTTTATCAAAGGGGCATGCAGCACCAGTATTATACGCAGCATTAGCAGAGAAGGGATATTTTGATAGAGAGTTATTAGGAACACTTAGAAAATTTGGATCACCTTTACAGGGACATCCGGATATGAAAAAATTACCGGGAGTAGATATCTCTACAGGTTCATTAGGACAAGGGTTATCAGTAGCAAATGGAATGGCATTATCAGCAAAATTAGACAATAAATCATATAGAACATATGTATTATTAGGAGATGGAGAAGTACAGGAAGGTCAAGTATGGGAAGCTGCTATGACTGCTGCTCACTATAACCTTGATAACGTATGTGCATTCTTAGATTCTAATAACTTACAAATAGATGGAAATGTAGATAAAGTAATGGGTGTTGAACCATTAGATGATAAATGGAGAGCATTTGGATGGAATGTAATCGTAATAGACGGTCATAACTTCGAGGAAATATTAGGAGCTTTAGAAGCTGCTAAGGCTCATAAAGGTCAGCCTACAATGGTTATAGCTAAAACTACTAAGGGTAAGGGTATCTCGTTTATGGAAAATGTATGCGGGTTCCATGGAGTAGCTCCCACATCTGAAGAAACAGAGAAAGCATTAGAAGAATTAAGTCACGTAGAATGTTGTAATAACTAA
- the ulaG gene encoding L-ascorbate 6-phosphate lactonase, which translates to MNVDEITKEKWLMDNFPEWGTWLNEEIEEEKVMPGTFAMWWLGCTGLWVKSEGNANICIDFWVKSGKRSKKNKLMKEQHQHQRMIGCVALQPNLRNSPCVLDPWGIKELDVVLATHDHGDHICYYTAAAVLQNCDESVKFVGPEACTDLWKSWGVPADRCITVKPGDTVKIKDTEIVALDSFDRTELVTAPKGMILKDSPVRDMDKLAVNYLIKTPGGSVYHSGDSHYSNYFAKHGNDHKIDVALGSFGENPRGMTDKINASDMLRMAESLKTKVIIPFHHDIWTNFMADPKEILTLWEMRKNRLQYQFKPFIWQVGGKFTWPLDKDRIEYMYDRGFHDAFAIEPDLPFKSLL; encoded by the coding sequence ATGAATGTCGATGAGATTACAAAAGAAAAATGGTTGATGGATAACTTTCCTGAATGGGGAACTTGGCTTAATGAAGAGATAGAAGAAGAAAAAGTAATGCCTGGAACTTTTGCTATGTGGTGGTTAGGATGTACAGGACTTTGGGTAAAATCAGAGGGAAATGCAAACATTTGTATAGATTTTTGGGTAAAAAGTGGAAAAAGAAGTAAAAAAAATAAATTGATGAAAGAACAACATCAACATCAAAGAATGATAGGTTGTGTTGCATTACAACCAAATCTTAGAAATTCACCTTGTGTATTGGATCCTTGGGGAATAAAAGAATTAGATGTAGTATTAGCAACTCATGATCATGGAGATCATATCTGTTACTATACAGCGGCAGCGGTTTTACAAAACTGTGATGAGTCAGTTAAATTTGTGGGACCAGAAGCGTGTACAGATCTATGGAAAAGTTGGGGGGTACCTGCCGATAGATGTATAACTGTAAAACCTGGAGATACAGTTAAAATAAAGGATACTGAAATTGTAGCTTTAGATTCCTTTGACAGGACGGAATTAGTTACAGCACCGAAAGGAATGATACTAAAAGATAGCCCAGTAAGAGATATGGATAAGTTAGCGGTTAATTATCTAATAAAAACACCAGGTGGAAGTGTCTATCATAGTGGAGATTCTCACTACTCAAACTATTTTGCTAAACATGGTAATGATCACAAGATAGATGTAGCACTTGGATCGTTTGGAGAAAACCCTAGGGGAATGACCGATAAGATCAATGCCTCAGATATGTTAAGAATGGCAGAATCTTTAAAAACGAAAGTAATAATACCTTTTCATCATGATATATGGACTAATTTTATGGCAGATCCTAAAGAAATATTGACTTTATGGGAGATGAGAAAAAATAGATTACAATATCAATTTAAACCATTTATTTGGCAGGTAGGAGGAAAATTTACTTGGCCATTAGATAAAGATAGAATTGAATATATGTATGACAGAGGATTCCATGATGCATTTGCAATAGAACCAGACTTACCATTTAAATCATTATTATAA